Proteins from one Anopheles bellator unplaced genomic scaffold, idAnoBellAS_SP24_06.2 scaffold01444_ctg1, whole genome shotgun sequence genomic window:
- the LOC131214586 gene encoding uncharacterized protein LOC131214586: protein MSAKPVVEPIAIHTFITGLKDQTAAFLVKARNPKTLNAAISDALEVQLQAVSETALWAQVYPGASTCCQGHPPPQYQGQRGHRHTWHNPRGVSHAQPRKSPVQLPANSMKYQAPNHEGLRYHHPNHHSYRNYKNNRPYQGYNNPGLRQSRENQRRFEESRDRLTPHRQLVLIQQEAERNQLAECDAKIKLKCNKEQHRMEANFHKQAVDEARRSNDEESKHREEEARQKLEKEEAEGQLFEMIEPLYHVDNKDSAESPLRRKSEREKAVAAARERSAIPPTPKNKNRRKKNRTSTLDTYDKGEASHADSDNSDCVRRKLSTAAAKRRAAATHSDELVIVNHEAEPAVIPAFAKKEKAETIERINRRRHDRTEATGVLTTVYAIKESGNPNQVVEAGPDRRSEQPEKVDIDSFLLCLANFRPPQKQLQQQLLQTYNTDEKERSEYNHLDYDALRPSDGRWVPPAA from the coding sequence ATGTCTGCTAAACCAGTGGTGGAACCGATAGCGATTCATACTTTCATCACGGGATTGAAGGATCAAACTGCAGCTTTTCTGGTAAAAGCCAGAAACCCTAAAACACTCAATGCAGCCATCTCCGATGCGCTGGAAGTGCAGCTACAGGCCGTATCGGAAACCGCACTGTGGGCCCAAGTATACCCTGGAGCATCCACGTGTTGCCAGGGACACCCGCCCCCACAATACCAAGGCCAACGAGGACATCGCCATACATGGCATAACCCTAGAGGTGTGTCGCATGCACAACCGCGAAAATCTCCTGTACAACTACCAGCTAACTCCATGAAGTATCAAGCGCCTAACCATGAAGGCTTAAGATACCACCATCCAAACCATCATAGCTACCGGAACTATAAAAACAACCGGCCCTACCAGGGTTACAACAACCCAGGTCTAAGACAAAGCAGAGAAAACCAGAGAAGATTCGAAGAGTCGAGAGATAGACTCACACCGCATAGACAGTTGGTCTTAATTCAACAAGAGGCCGAGCGAAATCAGCTAGCCGAATGCGACGCGAAAATTAAGCTCAAATGCAACAAGGAGCAGCACCGGATGGAGgcgaattttcataaacaagcTGTCGATGAAGCGCGTCGTAGCAACGATGAAGAAAGCAAGCATCGCGAGGAAGAGGCTCGCCAGAAGTtggagaaagaagaagcagaaggtcAACTATTCGAAATGATTGAGCCCCTATATCATGTTGATAACAAAGATAGTGCAGAAAGCCCGTTGCGccgaaaaagtgaacgcgaaaaagcagtagcagcagcacgagaacGATCGGCCATACCGCCGACtccaaagaataaaaatagaaggaaaaagaacagaacaagCACGTTGGACACCTATGACAAAGGTGAGGCAAGCCATGCCGATTCCGATAACTCGGATTGCGTACGGAGAAAAttaagcacagcagcagcgaaaaggcgTGCAGCGGCCACTCATAGTGACGAATTGGTGATAGTGAATCACGAGGCAGAACCAGCAGTGATACCCGCttttgcgaaaaaagagaaggCCGAAACCATTGAGCGCATTAACAGACGACGACACGATCGGACAGAAGCAACCGGTGTCCTCACGACAGTGTACGCCATCAAGGAGAGCGGTAATCCAAACCAAGTAGTTGAAGCAGgccccgatcgacgatcggagcAGCCGGAGAAAGTGGACATCGACTCGTTTCTACTGTGTCTCGcaaacttccggccgccgcagaagcagctacagcaacaactgtTGCAGACGTACAATACAGACGAAAAGGAGCGCAGTGAGTACAATCACCTGGATTATGACGCATTGAGACCGTCCGACGGGAGATgggtaccaccagcagcgtaa